The Novosphingobium sp. Gsoil 351 genome contains the following window.
TCGAAGGGGAAGGCGCGTTTGGCGACGCGCGCTCGATCGGGTTTGTCGATCTTTGGTCATTGGACGAAGGCAAGGTGCGAGGACGCCGAACTTACCTGGCAACCGGCCATGAGGTGGTTCAACAATAAGCCGCCTTACTGCTTCCAGCTCGGACTCGGGCATCAAGGGGGAGGTAGCGCGAACAACCCCTCCCGAGGCGAAGGGACGCCAGATGATTCTCGACTTTCCAGAAGCACAGCGCTGTGAGTGGCGATCTGAACAAGCCTGTCTAAGCGAGCACGTTGCGCGAAGCCACCGCGATTGGAGTTCGATCAAAGGCCAGGTATCCAGGCGACACCATGGTATCGCCCGAAATCCGCTGCCCTGTCACCGCCTGAGCTATGAGCGAGCTGATCGCCGGCGCCATTTTGAAGCCGTGGCCGCTGAAGCCATTAGCGACATACAGGCCAGGAATGGGTGTTTTGCCAACTACCGGGTGCACGTCGATGGGATTGGTGGTGTAAAGTCCACTATAGCCGCGCAGACCGCGGATGACGTCGAGGCCGCGCACGCGGTGTTGCAGCAGGTGGACCTTCTCGCGGAGGAAATCGTCGTCAATGCCCCGGTCGAAGTGATCGGGATCGGCAACTTCTTCCTGCTCGTCCTCTTCCATGACCGAGCCGACGAGCAGTTGCTGGCCTCGGTTCTGCGGACGGAAATAGATTCCTCCCACAGGATCCGCGCAGACCGGAACTTCGCCTTTCACGCTTGAAGGCCGATCCAAATGGACGACCTGGATACGTGTCGGCACCAGGGGCCACTTGCTATGGAGACCGGCGGCAACGAACAGGTCGTTGCACCACGGACCATTGGTAGTGACGAGTGCGCCGCAGCCGATCCTTGCACCACTCTCGAGTACTATCCCATGAATTGCGCCATTCCGCTTCTCTACCCCAGTAACCTTGCTGTTGAAGCGCACTTCGACACCCAATTGGCGGACCGCGCGGAGAAGATCGGCGAGCGCATCGACCGGATCGACATAACCGCCAAGAGTCTCAATGAGGTGGTGTCCCCCCCGACCACACGAATGGGTCTCGCCGGTTTCAAGATCGGGAGCGATGGCGCATGGGTTGAGCGCGGGATAGCGCTCAGCGAGCGCGCTGTCGTCGACCGCCTCGGCCGCGACACCCAAACGCCGCATCCGCTCGGCCTCGGTCTGTGGCCAACCTGCGCGGCCGTCGCTCAGCCACACCACGCCAAGCTCGTGCAGCGTGGCGAGGGGGTCGGAGAGGCTGAGGAACTCCTTCCAATGCCGGTAGGCGGCGATCCCATCGCGCGCGAGGATCACCGTCTCGTCGCGCGAATACTTCGCCCGGCACACTGCAGACGAGGCCCCGGTGCTGCCCTCACCGAGGCCCCTGCCTTTTTCCAGAACGAGGACTCGGGCCGTGCTGCGTCGGGCAATCTGCAACGCCGCGCATAACCCGATGATGCCGGCGCCCGCGATGACAACGTCTGCAGTTTCGCTCACTGGACATGGTTCCAAGTATTGCCCGCTCTCCGCACAGATGTGGGAAGCGAGCGGGTAGTGCTTGGTGCCCGGATACGATACAGTAGTGTATGGATGCAACCCATCATGAAAGGACCACAATGACACCCAGTCTCTCTGCACTGCGACGACGCGGCGGCTTGGTGTGGGACAATCACGCCTGCATGCCCCTGCGCCCCGACGATCACGCATTTATCGACCAGTTGGCCGACGCTCATGCCGCCGGCGTCGATGTCCTCAGCCTCAACATTGGGTTCGGCCCTCAAGGTCCGGACGAGCATCTGGCGATGCTCGACAGCTTCTCTCGCTGGCTGGCTGAGCACGCCGACCAGTATCTCCTCGTGCGCAGCGTCGCCGACATCCAAGCTGCGCGCGCGGACGATAAGCTGGGGGTAATGTTCGACGTCGAGGGTATGGTTCCGCTTAACTGCGGCCGAATCGATCTGATCGAGCGCTTCCGAACCGGCGGGGTTGGCTGGATGCTCGTCGCCTACAATCGCAACAATGATTCGGGCGGGGGGTGCACCGACGAGGATGGGGGCTTGACCCCCTACGGACGTCAAGTGTTACGCGAAATGGAGCGCGTCGGCATGATCGTTTGCTGCTCTCACACCGGTCATCGCACTGCGCGGGAGGTGATCGACGCAGCGGGAATGCCTGTCATATTCTCGCATTCGAACTGTTCGGCGCTGTATGATCACTACCGTAACATCCCCGACGACCTGATCCGCGCCTGTGCTGACGCTGGGGGGTGATCGGGATAAACGGCCTCTCCTCGTTCCTCGGCGGCGAGGCATCCCCTGCGCTGGTGGCAACGCATGTCGATCATGTGGCGCAGTTGGTCGGCCCCGATCACGTCGGTCTCGGGCTGGACTACGTATACGACCGGGCCGAGCTGGACGAATATCTTCTCAAGATGCGTGATACCTTTCCCGACGACCCGAGCCTGCGCGAGTCGCTGACGATGGTGCCGCCGACCCGCATCGGCGAGATTGCCGACGAGCTTGTGGCACTTGGCTATGGCGCCGACCATCTCGATGCGATCCTGGGGGGAAACTGGCTGCGCGTCGCTTCGCAGGTCTGGCACTAGGCGCGCCGCCCGCTCGCGCTTCGATGTGTTGACACGGCAGCCTTCACCATACATACATGTATGGATGGCGACAGATCGATCGCGACGTTCAGGGAAGGCGGGTGAGATGAAGCGCAATATTGCGGCGATGGGCGGTTCCACACTGACGCTGGCCTTGTCTTGCCTGGCCATGCCGGCCGCGGCGCAGACGGCCTCTGCTGAAAATGAAGTGACAGGCGGCGAGATCATCGTCACCGCGCAGCGCCGCGAAGAGCGCCTGCTCGACGTGCCGATCTCGGTCTCGGCTTTCACCAGCGAGGATATCGCGAACCGCGGGGTGACCTCGCTCAACGACCTGCAGGCGTCGGTACCGGGCCTGCGCCTCGTCGACATCGGCCCGGGTTCGCAGCGGATCCAGCTTCGCGGTATCTCGCAATATCTCGGCCTGCCTACGGTCGGCAACTACATCGATGAGTTCTCGATCAATCCCGAGGGCGCTTCGGGCGTCGCGGAAGTGCGGCTGCTCGATCTCGAACGCATCGAAGTGCTGCGCGGGCCGCAGCCTGCGCTGTATGGCGAGGGGTCGATGGGCGGCACGATCCGCTACGTTACCGCCTCGCCCGACCTGACCCGCTTCAGCGGTTCGGGGCTGGCCGAAGTCAGCGTCGTGCGCGACGGTTCGACCGGCTATCGCGGCGAGGCCGTGCTGAACCTGCCGCTGGCGACCGACACTGCGGGCCTGCGTGTAGCCGCGGCGCACGAACGGCTGCCGGGGTGGACCGATGGCGTTCTTGGCAAGAACCTCAACGACCAGGACATCACGACGCTGCGCGCCAAGCTGCTGGTACGGCCGGACGACGCGCTCAGCATTTCGCTTCTGGGGCTTTACCACAACTCCGAACAGGACGTGAAAAGCTACTCGCTGGCCGATCGTACGACCGAACAGACAGTGCCGTCGGCCGCCAAACAGGACTACTATCTCGGCAATCTGGTCGTCAGCTACGATCTCGGGCCAGTCACGCTGCTCAGCTCCACCGGCTATCTCAACCAAGATAGCCGAAGCATCGACGACTCGGTGAAGTTCTACAACCAACTGTTTGGCGCGCCGCTGCTGGTCAATGCCGTCACCGACGCACGCGGCAAGTTCATTCGCTGGGCTCAGGAAGCAAGGCTTTCGTCAAATGGCGAGGGGCCGCTGCGTTACCTTCTCGGCGCGAGCTATTCCGACGCCAAGGTGCGGGGCAATATCGTCGGCGGCGGCGTTTCTGCGATCCCGGGTCTCGCCCCCGAGCAGCTGGGTGTCGTGTTCGTCTTCCCCAGCCGGATCACGTCCAAAGTACTCGCGCTGTTCGGAAGCGTCAGCTACGATATCGCCGACAACCTCACGGTCGATCTTGGCGGACGTTACTTCAGAGATCGGCGCTCCCAGACGAGCGCGTTTGCGCTGAGCGGATCACCGGTGTTGCCCGCCCCGCTGCGCGCGACCTTCGACAGCTTCAACCCGCGGGTCAACATCTCGCTCAAGACCGGCAGCAGCGGCATCGTTTACGCAAACGCGGCCAAGGGCTTCCGCAGCGGCGGCTTCAACCCTGCGACCGTGCTGCCCGCGACGTTTGGCCCCGAGAAGCTGTGGAGCTACGAACTCGGTACCCGTCAGAGCTTGATCGGCAACCAGCTGCTGGTCGAGGCGGCGGTCTACTACAATGACTACAAGAACATTCAGGCGACGCTGATCAACAACCCGACCCTGACCGGCACGCAGAATGCCGGCAAGGCGCGGGGCCCCGGGGTCGACCTTACTTTCATCGCGCGGCCGGTCAGGGACTTTAGCGTGACTGGCACGCTCGGCTGGAACAAAGTCGAGTACAAGACGCTGTCGCCCGACCGCTTGCCGGGGGATCCGCTCGATCTCGTTCCGCAATGGACCTGGTCGGCATCGGTCGACTACTTGCCCCAGCTCAATGACAGGGTGGGTCTGATCTTCCACGCCGACGCGGGGTTCACCGACGCCGCGCAGATCACGCTGCGCAATTTTGCGGCGCTCGGTCTAGACCCCATCGAGCGCTCGCAGTCGCGCGTCGTCGCCAATCTGCGGGGCGGGGTGAGCTTCGGCGGTCTCGAGGTCTACGCCTTCGCCAACAATCTGTTCGACGAGAACCGGATCATCAATCCCAGCTTTGGTGCATTCTTCGAGGAAATCCGCACGCGACCGCGCACGCTCGGGGTAGGCGTCAAGGGAAGCTTCTAACGGTTCGACTTGCGCGGCTCTGCACCGCCGACAGCAGCGTGCGGATCGCGGGCGCCGGTCAGGACGTAGTTGTAATATGGCATGTACTCGAGCCGCTGGCTCAGCGGCTCGTCGATGCCCGAGGCCCAGTAGCCGATCTGATGAAGGTAGAGCACTCGCGCCCGGATGAAGCTTTCGGTCTCGGACTGGCCCTCCGCGCGGAAGCGGCTGGCGAAGAAAGCGATCCAGCGATCGTCGACATCGCGAATGATCTTGGCCACGGCTTTGGTTTTCCACCCCCAGAAGCGCACTGCCATGTCGAAGCGGGGATAGCTCGCTTCTTCGCTGAGCCAAACGCGCGCGACCTCAATCGCGCCGCCATCGGGCCAGCGTGCCTCGACCAATGAAAGCTCGTGCTCCTTGTGATCGCGCCAGCTCTGGAGCAGCGCGTCGAGCAGATCCTTGCGGTTCTTGAAGTGCCAGTAGAAGCTGCCGCGGGTCACCTTGAGCCGCTTGGCCAGGACATCGACCTTCACTTCCTCGATGCCGGACTGCACGAGCAGTCGCCGCGACGCCTTGACCCAATCGTCGCGCGTCAATCGCGGCTTCGCGTCCGCCATGATCCCGGTCTTCTCCTCCAATGCGGGGGCTGCATGGGCCAGCCCAGGCATCGTGACAAGCGCCCTGTCAGCGGCGCACCGCCTCGCTCAGCGTGCCGATCACGAAATCGGCATGGGTGTAGACAAACTGGTGGGTGCTGCCCGGCGGGGCAACGACGCGACGGCTGCGGCTCGACGCCGCCAGATAGCGTTCGCGTGACCTGGCGTAAAAATTGATCATCCGCGCTGCATCGCCGTCCGCAGCGCTGCCCACTTCCCTTTCGGCGGTAACTTCGCCAGCGTCGCCCGGCGCGACCAGCCATAGTTCCATGTCGCCGAGATCGCCGTCGTAGACCACGGTTTCCCAGGCGATCCGCGGAATCTGGTCGGGATCGAGTTCGCGGTAGATGGAGTAGTTGGCGAGCTGCGCGCCCACGCCGATTTCGATCGAGCGCATCGCGTCCAAATCGCCGCCCAGGGCCTCGACGAACGCGCGACGTCCCTCCGCGTGCGCGGGATTGGCCTCGCTCGCCTTTTCGTCCAGGTCCGCGTGTCGCCCGACCGCGCGCCATGCAGCCGAGGCAAGCGTTCGCAACCGCATCGCGCGCAGCGAGCCGAGCCGGGGCCCCAGCAACACCGTCTCGAGCGGCGTCGCATCGAGCAGCACCAGCCGCACGACCTTTTCCGGATAGCGGCGAGCGATATTGGCGGCGAGAAGGCCGCCGAACGAATAGCCGACCAATACGAAGGGTCCAGTCTCGCCGGCGCGGTCGAGCGCCGCGATCATTTCCTGGGCTTCACGCGCCGTGCTTCGCGGAAACGGGCCGGTGTCGCTCCAGCCGGTTCCCGGACGGTCGATCAGGATCGAGCGCGTCAATTCTCGCAGCGTGCGATGGAGATGCGCCATCGCCGCCCCGGGAGCGTGGCCGCCCCCGAACATCACGATCGGCAAGTGGTCGGTTGCGGCACCTTCGGCGAGGACATGAACGCGGGTGCAGCCGACGTCGACCAGCTTCCCCGGCGCAGGGCACCGGCGCCGCGACGCGGCGAACCGGACGAGGTGGACGATATTGCCTGTCACGATCAGCGTACCACAGGCCGCAAGCATCAGCCAAGCGCCGCTGCCTAACAGACCGATGCCGACCAGGATGAGACCGACGACGCTGCCCGACCATTCGGGCGCGAGCAGACGCAGCAGCCAGTTCGGCATCAGGGGTGTACTTCCCGCGCCTGCGCGCGCGCGATCGTTTCGCCCAGGGTGCGCGACCCCCAGTGCAACGCCAGCAACCCGCCCGCGAGGCCGGGGATCGCCACGGCTGCCATCGCCAGGATTATGCCGCGCGGGCCGGTGAAGACATGGTCCGAGAGCAGCCCGACGAGCCAAGGCATGAACGACGCTGCGACGATCGTGACCATGCCGCCCAGCGCCACCACCCGGCCGCGTATCGGCGATGGCGACATGAGCTGGAGCACGGTAGGCGACAGCGAGTTGGCCATGAAGGTGAAGCCAATCTTGGCGAGGATCACCGCGTAGAAGTGCCACGCCTTGCTCGCGAACGGGATCGGCAGCGACACGACGAGGGCGCACAGCAGCGCGAGGCGCGCGACCAGCATTGGCGTCTCGTCGCCGTGACGCGCGCGGAGCGACCTGACAGCGAGCCAGGCAAGGCAGACCCCGGCGACCGCAGCTGCCGCGCCGAACACCCCCAGGAACTGGCCGATTTGGGCCGGCGTTTCCTTGAACAGACGCTGGAGAATTACCGCGTTCCATTGCGCCTGCGCGCCGAACGCGGCGTAGCTAAGCCCAAACCCGAAGAATATGCCGACCGTGGTGCGCGCGTTCTCACGGAAATAAGCGGCGACGCCGCTTTGCGCGGACTTTGCGTGCGGCGGGGTCATCCGCACCAGGCGCATGACGAAGACCATCCCCGCCAGTGGCGGTCCCGTCAGCGCGCTGAGCACGATGGTTGCCCGCCACGGCTCGAGCCCGGCCACGAAGCCGGGCAGCACGGCGGCGTTGGCGGCCACCCACCCGAACAGCGATCCGCCCAGCGCCATTCCGAGGTAAGTGCCGAGCAGGGTCGCGGTCACGAACACGAAGTTCGCCGCCACCCACCGCTCCTTCGGAAAGAGGTCGGGGATCATTGAATACGTGACCGGGCCTAACACCGCTTCCCCCGCCGCAATGCCCATCGCGCAGAGAAACAAGCCGCGGAAACTGGTGGCGAAGCCGAAGCCAACCGTCGCCACCGTCCAGATGAGAATGCAACCGGCCAAGAGCCAGCGGCGGTCGAACCGATCGGCGATCCAGCCGACCGGATAAGTCGCGATGGCGGTCACGAACGTCAGCGCTAGCCCGGTAAGCAGCCCGATTTCGGAATCGCTCAGAGCCATGCTCTGCTTCATGGGCTCGGCGATCAACGCGATCAGCCCCCGGTTCACCGAGCCCACGATCGAGGCGAGCACCACTACGCCCAAGCCATACCAGCCCCACCGCCGCCAATTCGGGCGCGCCGACAGCCATTCCTCACTTTCGCCGTGGTTCATTCCGGTCCCCGTTTCATCCAAGCTTGCTCCATACACAAGTGTATGGCAAGTGGTGATGAAAGCAGAGCGAGGTTTACCGTGCAATCTAATCCGACGATCGACCGCAGGCCCGACCATCCCGGTTCACGCCACGATCAAGGAGCCGTTAGAGCCGATCGCGAGCTGGGTATGACGTCGGCAGCCAAGCTCGATTCGCTCGCCGCGCGGTTCTGGGACTTCATTAGCGAGGAGGTGCCGTTCAACGCCTTTCTTGCAGGCGAGGCCGGGGATGCGGTCACGCTGTTCCGGGAAAGCCCCGCCGATCACGACCGCCGCGCTGCGCGGGCGCGGGCCTTTCTCACCGAGCTCGACGACCTCGACCTGGATGCGCTCGAGGGCCAGCCCCGCGCCACCGGCGAGCTGCTGCGCTTCGAACTCGGCAACATCATCGAAGCGCATTCGCTCATGTCGCACCTGCGGCCCTCACTCTTGCCGGTGGGCCCGGAATTCAACACCGTCTTCCTCGCCCAGCAGGCGCACATCGCCGACCCCAGCGCCGCCGAGCTTTGGGTCAAGCGTGTCGCCGCGCTGCCGGCCTTCCTCGACGACATCGCCGCCTGCCTGAAGGAAGGGCTGGCGCGGGGCATCCGCTTTCCGCGCGCTGTGATCGAGCCCGCGGTCGCCAACGTGCGCCGCACCGCCGCCCTCGACCCTGACGCCAGTCCCTGGCTTGCAGTGTTCGAGCGCAGTCCAGTGCGTGACGAGCCCGCGGTACGAACGGCGCGCGAGCGCGCCCGGACAATCGTTGCCGAGCGCCTCCAGCCTGCCTTCGAGCGCTACGCGGCCTTGATAGAGGGCCCGATCGCCACCGCGGCGCGTGAGACAATCTCCTGCACCGACGCCCCCGCCGGCGAGGCGTTTTACGACTTCTGGGTGCGACGTTTCACCACCACCGGAATGACCGCGCGCGAAGTCCACGATTTCGGCGTGGCCGAAGTCGCCCGGCTCGAGGCCGAGGCTGAGGCGATCGCCGCCGACGCCGGCTACGACGATGCCAGGGCCTATCGCGCGCACTTGGTGTCGGACACAACCTTCATCCTGGCCGACGCCAACGCGCTGCGTGAGCGTGCCGAGATCGTCTGCAAACGCATCGACGCGCGCATCCCCAATTTCTTCGGCCGAATTCCGCGGGTGACCTACGGCGTCGAGAGCATGAGCGCGGCGATGTCGGTGAGCATGCCGCCCGCTTATGCCCAGCCCTCGCCCTCGGGCGGCAGCGTCGCCGGAAAGTTCTGGATCACCGGCCTGCCCGAGCGGTTGCCGACCTATTTCCTTCCCGCTTTCGCGATCCACGAGGCTTGGCCGGGGCACCTCATGCATATCGGTCTGATGGCCGAACTCGACGAACTCCCTGCCTTCCGCCGTCATGGCGCGGTCAACTACACCGCGTGTATCGAAGGCTGGGCGCTCTACTGCGAGCAGTTGGGCCACGAGTTCGGGATCTATACCACGTCTGCCGAGCTTTATGGCCGCCTGGAAGGCGAGTTGTGGCGTGCCTGCCGCCTGGTAGTCGATACCGGCATCCACGCGCTCGGTTGGACGCGCGGGGCGGCGATCGATTATCTTGCAGCGCGGCTGACGCTGCCGCGCGCGACGATCGAGCAGGAAGTCGATCGCTATATCGCGCTTCCCGGTCAGGCACTCGCCTACCAGATCGGCGGGGCCAAGATCCTTTCGCTCCGCAGGCGCGCCGAAGCGCGCCTGGGAAGCCGCTTTGCGCACCGTGCTTTCCACGAC
Protein-coding sequences here:
- a CDS encoding FAD-binding oxidoreductase; its protein translation is MRDRRGAGACRRDCPTPSRRVVAVQRDWVSLWSFHDGLHPYTTVSYPGTKHYPLASHICAESGQYLEPCPVSETADVVIAGAGIIGLCAALQIARRSTARVLVLEKGRGLGEGSTGASSAVCRAKYSRDETVILARDGIAAYRHWKEFLSLSDPLATLHELGVVWLSDGRAGWPQTEAERMRRLGVAAEAVDDSALAERYPALNPCAIAPDLETGETHSCGRGGHHLIETLGGYVDPVDALADLLRAVRQLGVEVRFNSKVTGVEKRNGAIHGIVLESGARIGCGALVTTNGPWCNDLFVAAGLHSKWPLVPTRIQVVHLDRPSSVKGEVPVCADPVGGIYFRPQNRGQQLLVGSVMEEDEQEEVADPDHFDRGIDDDFLREKVHLLQHRVRGLDVIRGLRGYSGLYTTNPIDVHPVVGKTPIPGLYVANGFSGHGFKMAPAISSLIAQAVTGQRISGDTMVSPGYLAFDRTPIAVASRNVLA
- a CDS encoding TonB-dependent receptor, with product MKRNIAAMGGSTLTLALSCLAMPAAAQTASAENEVTGGEIIVTAQRREERLLDVPISVSAFTSEDIANRGVTSLNDLQASVPGLRLVDIGPGSQRIQLRGISQYLGLPTVGNYIDEFSINPEGASGVAEVRLLDLERIEVLRGPQPALYGEGSMGGTIRYVTASPDLTRFSGSGLAEVSVVRDGSTGYRGEAVLNLPLATDTAGLRVAAAHERLPGWTDGVLGKNLNDQDITTLRAKLLVRPDDALSISLLGLYHNSEQDVKSYSLADRTTEQTVPSAAKQDYYLGNLVVSYDLGPVTLLSSTGYLNQDSRSIDDSVKFYNQLFGAPLLVNAVTDARGKFIRWAQEARLSSNGEGPLRYLLGASYSDAKVRGNIVGGGVSAIPGLAPEQLGVVFVFPSRITSKVLALFGSVSYDIADNLTVDLGGRYFRDRRSQTSAFALSGSPVLPAPLRATFDSFNPRVNISLKTGSSGIVYANAAKGFRSGGFNPATVLPATFGPEKLWSYELGTRQSLIGNQLLVEAAVYYNDYKNIQATLINNPTLTGTQNAGKARGPGVDLTFIARPVRDFSVTGTLGWNKVEYKTLSPDRLPGDPLDLVPQWTWSASVDYLPQLNDRVGLIFHADAGFTDAAQITLRNFAALGLDPIERSQSRVVANLRGGVSFGGLEVYAFANNLFDENRIINPSFGAFFEEIRTRPRTLGVGVKGSF
- a CDS encoding TetR/AcrR family transcriptional regulator, whose product is MPGLAHAAPALEEKTGIMADAKPRLTRDDWVKASRRLLVQSGIEEVKVDVLAKRLKVTRGSFYWHFKNRKDLLDALLQSWRDHKEHELSLVEARWPDGGAIEVARVWLSEEASYPRFDMAVRFWGWKTKAVAKIIRDVDDRWIAFFASRFRAEGQSETESFIRARVLYLHQIGYWASGIDEPLSQRLEYMPYYNYVLTGARDPHAAVGGAEPRKSNR
- a CDS encoding alpha/beta fold hydrolase, with amino-acid sequence MPNWLLRLLAPEWSGSVVGLILVGIGLLGSGAWLMLAACGTLIVTGNIVHLVRFAASRRRCPAPGKLVDVGCTRVHVLAEGAATDHLPIVMFGGGHAPGAAMAHLHRTLRELTRSILIDRPGTGWSDTGPFPRSTAREAQEMIAALDRAGETGPFVLVGYSFGGLLAANIARRYPEKVVRLVLLDATPLETVLLGPRLGSLRAMRLRTLASAAWRAVGRHADLDEKASEANPAHAEGRRAFVEALGGDLDAMRSIEIGVGAQLANYSIYRELDPDQIPRIAWETVVYDGDLGDMELWLVAPGDAGEVTAEREVGSAADGDAARMINFYARSRERYLAASSRSRRVVAPPGSTHQFVYTHADFVIGTLSEAVRR
- a CDS encoding MFS transporter, with protein sequence MDETGTGMNHGESEEWLSARPNWRRWGWYGLGVVVLASIVGSVNRGLIALIAEPMKQSMALSDSEIGLLTGLALTFVTAIATYPVGWIADRFDRRWLLAGCILIWTVATVGFGFATSFRGLFLCAMGIAAGEAVLGPVTYSMIPDLFPKERWVAANFVFVTATLLGTYLGMALGGSLFGWVAANAAVLPGFVAGLEPWRATIVLSALTGPPLAGMVFVMRLVRMTPPHAKSAQSGVAAYFRENARTTVGIFFGFGLSYAAFGAQAQWNAVILQRLFKETPAQIGQFLGVFGAAAAVAGVCLAWLAVRSLRARHGDETPMLVARLALLCALVVSLPIPFASKAWHFYAVILAKIGFTFMANSLSPTVLQLMSPSPIRGRVVALGGMVTIVAASFMPWLVGLLSDHVFTGPRGIILAMAAVAIPGLAGGLLALHWGSRTLGETIARAQAREVHP
- a CDS encoding DUF885 family protein translates to MTSAAKLDSLAARFWDFISEEVPFNAFLAGEAGDAVTLFRESPADHDRRAARARAFLTELDDLDLDALEGQPRATGELLRFELGNIIEAHSLMSHLRPSLLPVGPEFNTVFLAQQAHIADPSAAELWVKRVAALPAFLDDIAACLKEGLARGIRFPRAVIEPAVANVRRTAALDPDASPWLAVFERSPVRDEPAVRTARERARTIVAERLQPAFERYAALIEGPIATAARETISCTDAPAGEAFYDFWVRRFTTTGMTAREVHDFGVAEVARLEAEAEAIAADAGYDDARAYRAHLVSDTTFILADANALRERAEIVCKRIDARIPNFFGRIPRVTYGVESMSAAMSVSMPPAYAQPSPSGGSVAGKFWITGLPERLPTYFLPAFAIHEAWPGHLMHIGLMAELDELPAFRRHGAVNYTACIEGWALYCEQLGHEFGIYTTSAELYGRLEGELWRACRLVVDTGIHALGWTRGAAIDYLAARLTLPRATIEQEVDRYIALPGQALAYQIGGAKILSLRRRAEARLGSRFAHRAFHDTVTTAGAVTLPVLERLVEAWLETA